A genomic window from Streptomyces sp. NBC_01429 includes:
- the dpgA gene encoding 3,5-dihydroxyphenylacetyl-CoA synthase DpgA produces the protein MPPERTGSGAPGIAGVGTAVPATSYTQEEVLDTFGITDRRIRSVFLGGAIERRNLTLPPTGPDGLPAVESQGDLLRKHAASGLRMGGEAVGRCLKDAGAVPGDIRYLCCVTSTGLLTPGFSALLIKDLGIEQSCQRLDVVGMGCNAGLNALNAVVGWAAGHPNELALMVCVEVCSAAYVFDGTMRSSVVNSLFGDGAAAVAVRAAPREPPPDPALLRFTSHIIPEAVDAMRYDWDDGHGKFSFYLDPEVPYVVGANARTAVARLLDGTGLRVGDIAHWVVHSGGKKVVDSVRVNLGLSRYDVRHTTGVLRDHGNLSSASFLFSYERLRDEGVAVPGDLGVLMTMGPGSTIETALVGW, from the coding sequence ATCCCTCCGGAGCGGACGGGCTCCGGTGCCCCGGGTATCGCCGGCGTCGGCACCGCCGTGCCGGCGACCTCCTACACACAAGAGGAAGTCCTCGACACCTTCGGCATCACCGACCGGCGGATCCGCTCCGTCTTCCTCGGCGGTGCCATCGAACGCCGCAACCTCACCCTGCCCCCGACCGGCCCCGACGGGCTCCCCGCCGTCGAGTCCCAGGGCGACCTGCTGCGCAAACACGCCGCGAGCGGACTGCGGATGGGCGGCGAGGCCGTCGGACGCTGCCTGAAGGACGCGGGCGCCGTGCCCGGCGACATCCGGTACCTCTGCTGCGTCACCTCCACCGGACTGCTCACCCCCGGATTCTCCGCGCTGCTCATCAAGGACCTGGGGATCGAACAGTCCTGCCAGCGCCTGGACGTCGTCGGCATGGGCTGCAACGCCGGGCTGAACGCCCTCAACGCCGTCGTCGGCTGGGCCGCCGGCCATCCGAACGAGCTCGCCCTGATGGTGTGCGTCGAGGTCTGCTCCGCCGCCTACGTCTTCGACGGCACCATGCGCTCCTCGGTGGTCAACAGCCTGTTCGGCGACGGCGCCGCGGCCGTCGCGGTCCGCGCCGCTCCGCGGGAGCCCCCGCCGGACCCGGCTCTGCTGCGGTTCACCAGCCACATCATCCCCGAGGCGGTCGACGCGATGCGCTACGACTGGGACGACGGGCACGGCAAGTTCAGCTTCTACCTCGACCCCGAGGTCCCCTACGTCGTGGGGGCCAACGCGCGGACAGCCGTGGCGCGGCTCCTGGACGGCACCGGACTGCGCGTCGGCGACATCGCCCACTGGGTGGTGCACTCCGGCGGAAAGAAAGTCGTCGACTCGGTCCGCGTGAACCTCGGGCTGTCCCGGTACGACGTGCGGCACACCACCGGGGTCCTGCGCGACCACGGCAACCTCTCCAGCGCCTCGTTCCTGTTCTCCTACGAGCGGCTGCGTGACGAGGGGGTCGCGGTACCCGGTGACCTCGGGGTGCTGATGACGATGGGACCCGGGTCGACCATCGAGACGGCCCTGGTGGGCTGGTGA